The nucleotide window AAAACGAACGAGTTTCGTTCAGTGAGAGTAACGAACGGTGGGATTTAACAGGATGGTATTCCTTTCATCGAGCGAAACACTCGCACCGAACGCACCAATCAAAACGAGCGAAACGAACAAAACGAACGTAACGAACTCACCACAAGGCACGAACGATATGAGCGACACGAACACTTCACGAATCACCGTAGCGAATCAGAAAGGAGGAGCGGGGAAAACAACGGACGTCATCCACACTGGCGGTGCACTTGCCGCGCGAGGACACGACGTACTCCTCGTCGATATCGACTATCACGGTGGACTTACATGCTCGCTTGGCTACAGCGATCTGTATTACGACACCGACCGAACCACGCTATTTGATGTGCTGGACTTCGATCAGATGGAGTCGGTGAACGACATCATCGTCGAGCACGAGGAATTCGATATTCTCCCCGCCAGTGAGAAGCTCGCTAACAATAAGAACATCCAGACGTTGCTCGAAGCGCCCAAGAGTCGAGAGCGTCTGGGAATGACTCTCGACGAACTCGACAAGGACTACGACTACATCGTCGTCGACACTCCTCCGTCGCTCAATGTTCTCACCGATAATGCTCTCGTCGCGACGGGCAACGTTATCATCCCAGTACTCCCTGAGAAGCTCAACGCCAATAGTCTCCAGATTTTCGCGAAACAGCTCCAGTCCCTCGAACCAGCCTACGGAGACGTCAACCGCCTCGCGATCGTGTGCAACCGGGTCGAGCAGAACGCCGAACACCGGAGAACGATCGAGGAAATTGAATCTGCCTACTCGTTGCCTCTCTTCGAGATCCCGAAGCGG belongs to Natronosalvus amylolyticus and includes:
- a CDS encoding ParA family protein; amino-acid sequence: MSDTNTSRITVANQKGGAGKTTDVIHTGGALAARGHDVLLVDIDYHGGLTCSLGYSDLYYDTDRTTLFDVLDFDQMESVNDIIVEHEEFDILPASEKLANNKNIQTLLEAPKSRERLGMTLDELDKDYDYIVVDTPPSLNVLTDNALVATGNVIIPVLPEKLNANSLQIFAKQLQSLEPAYGDVNRLAIVCNRVEQNAEHRRTIEEIESAYSLPLFEIPKRTDLSQSIGEGVSIFGFSKENKRVEDARSLFNDIADLLDETFEKTPPTEVEA